From Micromonospora rhizosphaerae, the proteins below share one genomic window:
- a CDS encoding VOC family protein, whose protein sequence is MGLPGLRRLDHVGFTVPDLEEATRFLVDVLGCEYLYSLGPFRSADDDWMTEHLNVHPRAEVVENRFFRCGEQAVFEVFSYTSPDQRHAIPRNSDIGGHHVALYVDDLDEAIAHLERHGVRVLGGPTASKGPAEGNRWVYFLSPWGMQFELVCYPNGKAFDRERAEQEATA, encoded by the coding sequence GTGGGGTTGCCCGGGCTGCGTCGACTGGACCACGTCGGCTTCACCGTGCCGGACCTCGAGGAGGCGACGCGCTTCCTCGTCGACGTACTCGGCTGTGAGTACCTCTACTCGCTCGGCCCCTTCCGGAGCGCTGACGACGACTGGATGACCGAGCACCTGAACGTGCACCCGCGGGCCGAGGTGGTGGAGAACCGGTTCTTCCGCTGCGGAGAGCAGGCGGTGTTCGAGGTCTTCTCCTACACCTCGCCGGACCAGCGGCACGCGATCCCCCGCAACAGCGACATCGGCGGCCACCACGTCGCCTTGTACGTCGACGACCTCGACGAAGCCATCGCGCACCTGGAGCGGCACGGGGTCAGGGTGCTGGGCGGACCGACGGCGAGCAAGGGTCCGGCGGAGGGCAATCGCTGGGTCTACTTCCTGTCGCCGTGGGGGATGCAGTTCGAGCTGGTCTGCTACCCGAACGGCAAGGCGTTCGACCGGGAACGTGCCGAGCAGGAGGCGACGGCATGA
- a CDS encoding carboxymuconolactone decarboxylase family protein, protein MADPYLSYVPLEKMDERMQEEMHRCAREGTPRPESSAVRAHAPNAFWAFADSWKALFHSGVCDHAIKDLCRVYISRTVKCEFCGNQRSAKAAAAGLEEAKYDDLLNFESSDKYDERQKAALAYAQAIAWGEQDLDKLWQRLHEHFTEPELVELGCCIALTFGQQSWIRLLGIDHHQYMAGTDASMAPGFRTAEELAASKARDDYWGKQ, encoded by the coding sequence ATGGCCGACCCGTACCTCAGCTACGTGCCGCTGGAGAAGATGGACGAGCGGATGCAGGAGGAGATGCACCGCTGCGCCCGCGAGGGCACCCCGCGTCCGGAGAGCTCCGCGGTACGCGCCCACGCACCGAACGCGTTCTGGGCCTTCGCCGACTCGTGGAAGGCGCTGTTCCACAGCGGCGTGTGTGACCACGCGATCAAGGACCTGTGCCGGGTCTACATCTCACGGACCGTGAAGTGCGAGTTCTGCGGAAACCAGCGCTCTGCCAAGGCTGCCGCCGCAGGCCTGGAGGAGGCGAAGTACGACGACCTCCTCAACTTCGAGTCCTCCGACAAGTACGACGAGCGGCAGAAGGCCGCCCTGGCCTACGCCCAGGCGATCGCCTGGGGAGAGCAGGACCTCGACAAGCTGTGGCAGCGTCTCCATGAGCACTTCACGGAGCCGGAGCTCGTGGAGCTCGGCTGCTGCATCGCCTTGACGTTCGGCCAGCAGAGCTGGATCCGGCTGCTGGGCATCGACCACCACCAGTACATGGCCGGCACTGACGCATCGATGGCGCCGGGCTTCCGCACCGCGGAGGAGCTGGCGGCGAGCAAGGCGCGCGACGACTACTGGGGGAAGCAGTAG
- a CDS encoding xanthine dehydrogenase family protein molybdopterin-binding subunit has protein sequence MTLTDQTTTGLPRDLAANPRLSRWIGVTADGRIGLRVGKVELGQGILTALAQVAAEELAVPLSCIDPLPAHTGLGPDEGLTAGSTSIFDAAPAVRLVAAHVRAIFVAEAARRWGVDPADVVVEDGTFSCLTDERRTSYAELVGSVDLDRDVDAGVALMRTLDMRLVGTSAARMDLPDKVAGRPRYISDLRLPGMLFGRVVRPPSPGARLTAVGDVLSGRAELQVVRDGSFLGVVGPDEFQVARAAVQLRDATEWDEQDTLPDEPDVSAFLLRGPHEDIPVLAEDIGVTAPTRRVAARYSRPFLAHASIGTSCGVARWDRGGRLFVWSHSQGIHKLRDAIAQALGLDAEKVTVEHAENAGCYGHNGADDAAFDAVLLARAVPGVPVLVQWTRQDELGWSPFGSAMVAEVAAELAETGQVAGWTYDVYGQGHTARPGYRGTPGLLAGAYLERPLPSPVADDPPLAAGGGTTRNAVPIYAVGARRITGHRLIETPIRSSALRALGAFMNVFSIESFMDELAAACEEDPLSFRLRHLQDDRARAVLETAATVARWGTPVPEGRGRGIGLARYKDRGAYCAVVADVEAEERVVVRRLTVAVDVGRVINPDGVRNQIQGGATQATSWTLKERVRFDRRRVTSVDWETYPILRFSEAPEVDVHLLDRPDLPSVGAGEATQGPTAAAIGNAVASALGVRVRDLPITTEAVIAAIESQTD, from the coding sequence ATGACGCTGACCGACCAGACCACGACCGGGCTGCCCCGGGACCTCGCCGCCAACCCGCGACTGTCGCGGTGGATCGGCGTCACCGCGGACGGCCGCATCGGGCTGAGGGTCGGAAAGGTCGAGCTCGGCCAGGGGATCCTGACCGCCCTCGCGCAGGTGGCCGCCGAGGAACTCGCCGTACCGCTCAGCTGCATCGACCCGCTTCCCGCGCACACCGGCCTCGGCCCGGACGAGGGACTCACGGCGGGAAGCACCTCGATCTTCGACGCCGCTCCGGCGGTCCGGCTCGTTGCGGCGCACGTGCGGGCGATCTTCGTCGCCGAGGCGGCCCGGCGCTGGGGGGTCGACCCGGCGGATGTGGTCGTCGAGGACGGAACGTTCAGCTGCCTGACGGACGAGCGGCGAACGTCGTACGCGGAGCTGGTTGGCTCGGTGGACCTCGACCGCGACGTGGATGCCGGTGTCGCGCTGATGAGGACGCTCGACATGCGGCTGGTCGGCACCAGCGCGGCGCGGATGGACCTGCCCGACAAGGTGGCCGGCCGGCCCCGCTACATCAGCGACCTCAGGCTGCCCGGCATGCTGTTCGGCCGCGTGGTGCGGCCACCGTCCCCGGGGGCGCGGCTCACCGCCGTGGGTGACGTGCTTTCCGGGCGCGCTGAGCTGCAGGTGGTCCGGGACGGGTCCTTCCTCGGTGTGGTGGGCCCGGACGAGTTCCAGGTCGCGCGCGCCGCAGTGCAACTCCGCGACGCGACCGAGTGGGACGAGCAGGACACGCTGCCGGACGAGCCCGACGTGAGCGCCTTCCTGCTGCGCGGCCCGCATGAGGACATCCCGGTGCTGGCGGAGGACATCGGCGTCACCGCACCCACCCGTCGGGTGGCGGCACGGTACAGCCGGCCCTTCCTGGCGCACGCGTCCATCGGCACGAGCTGCGGCGTCGCCCGGTGGGACCGCGGCGGAAGGCTCTTCGTGTGGAGCCACAGCCAGGGCATCCACAAGCTCCGCGACGCCATCGCTCAGGCACTCGGGCTCGACGCCGAGAAGGTCACCGTGGAGCACGCCGAGAACGCCGGCTGCTACGGCCACAACGGCGCCGACGACGCGGCCTTCGACGCCGTCCTGCTCGCGCGCGCGGTGCCGGGCGTGCCCGTCCTGGTCCAGTGGACCCGCCAGGACGAGCTCGGCTGGTCGCCCTTCGGATCCGCAATGGTGGCCGAGGTGGCGGCGGAGCTCGCCGAGACGGGGCAGGTCGCCGGGTGGACCTACGACGTGTACGGCCAGGGGCACACGGCCCGGCCCGGCTACCGGGGAACTCCCGGCCTGCTGGCCGGCGCCTACCTGGAGCGACCGCTGCCCAGCCCGGTCGCCGACGACCCGCCCCTGGCCGCCGGTGGTGGCACCACCCGCAACGCCGTTCCGATCTACGCAGTAGGCGCACGCCGGATCACCGGGCACCGTCTCATCGAGACCCCGATCCGCTCCTCCGCGCTGCGTGCGCTCGGGGCCTTCATGAACGTGTTCAGCATCGAGTCCTTCATGGACGAGCTCGCCGCGGCGTGCGAGGAGGACCCGCTCAGCTTCCGGCTCCGCCATCTCCAGGACGACCGGGCGCGGGCGGTCCTGGAGACCGCTGCGACGGTCGCCCGATGGGGCACGCCGGTTCCCGAGGGACGTGGGCGCGGCATCGGCCTCGCCCGGTACAAGGACCGGGGCGCCTACTGCGCGGTGGTCGCGGACGTCGAGGCCGAGGAGCGGGTCGTCGTCCGCAGGCTGACCGTCGCGGTCGACGTCGGCCGGGTGATCAACCCGGACGGCGTCCGCAACCAGATCCAGGGCGGCGCCACCCAGGCCACGAGCTGGACGCTCAAGGAGCGGGTGCGCTTCGACCGGCGACGGGTGACCAGCGTGGACTGGGAGACCTATCCGATCCTGCGGTTCAGCGAGGCGCCGGAGGTCGACGTACACCTGCTCGACCGGCCCGATCTGCCGTCCGTGGGCGCCGGCGAGGCGACCCAGGGCCCTACCGCAGCAGCCATCGGCAACGCGGTCGCGAGCGCCCTCGGCGTTCGCGTCCGTGACCTACCCATCACGACCGAGGCCGTGATCGCAGCCATCGAGTCACAGACCGACTGA
- a CDS encoding (2Fe-2S)-binding protein, with amino-acid sequence MTSTFRFTVNGEPVTVEADPDTTLLSLLRNHLDLKGSRFGCGLGLCGACFVRVDGNVVPSCDTPLWSMDGRSVVTVEGLGSDGQLHPVQQALLDEQAAQCGFCISGIAVSAAALLADNPHPSAEEVAQALDRNLCRCGVQRRIVDAVVKAGEAGS; translated from the coding sequence ATGACCAGCACGTTCCGCTTCACCGTCAACGGCGAGCCGGTCACGGTCGAGGCCGACCCGGACACGACGCTGCTGTCGCTGCTGCGCAACCACCTGGACCTCAAGGGCAGCCGGTTCGGCTGCGGCTTGGGACTGTGCGGCGCCTGCTTCGTCCGCGTCGACGGCAACGTCGTACCGTCCTGCGACACGCCCCTGTGGTCCATGGACGGCCGATCGGTCGTCACCGTCGAGGGGCTCGGGTCGGACGGGCAGCTGCACCCCGTGCAGCAGGCGCTGCTCGACGAGCAGGCCGCACAGTGCGGCTTCTGCATCTCGGGCATCGCGGTGAGCGCGGCAGCGCTGCTGGCGGACAACCCGCACCCGTCGGCTGAGGAGGTGGCGCAGGCCCTGGACCGGAACCTCTGCCGCTGCGGGGTCCAGCGCCGGATCGTCGACGCAGTGGTGAAGGCGGGTGAAGCCGGGTCATGA
- a CDS encoding GntR family transcriptional regulator encodes MTEGIILPASPAEPATGAASARVADFLRTAILNGDIAPGERIRQEEVAERLGASRLPVREALRILEAEGLTEHEPHKGARVPKLSMHEVDVIYQMRERLEPLALSESIPHLGAAELERLEEIQSRIEADTDVRSFLALDREFHLLSYTGCGIEQLTGMVTRLWNSTQHYRRAFMALGGPGRMWVVNAEHRLLLDAIERRDTVDAERYLGGHIRRTRIELQRHPEVFDGERR; translated from the coding sequence ATGACCGAGGGCATCATCCTGCCGGCCTCTCCCGCTGAGCCCGCCACCGGGGCAGCGAGCGCCCGGGTCGCCGACTTCCTCCGCACGGCGATCTTGAACGGAGACATCGCCCCAGGAGAACGGATTCGTCAGGAGGAGGTGGCCGAGCGCCTCGGTGCGAGCCGGCTACCGGTCCGCGAGGCCCTCCGGATCCTGGAGGCCGAGGGGCTCACCGAGCACGAGCCGCACAAGGGCGCGCGCGTGCCCAAGCTCTCCATGCACGAGGTGGACGTGATCTACCAGATGCGCGAGCGGCTGGAGCCGCTGGCGCTGAGCGAGAGCATCCCCCACCTGGGAGCCGCGGAGCTGGAGCGGCTCGAGGAGATCCAGAGCCGGATCGAGGCCGACACCGACGTGCGGTCGTTCCTCGCGCTGGACCGCGAGTTCCACCTGCTCAGCTACACCGGTTGCGGCATCGAGCAGCTGACCGGCATGGTGACCAGGCTGTGGAACTCCACCCAGCACTACCGCCGGGCGTTCATGGCGCTCGGCGGACCGGGCCGGATGTGGGTGGTCAACGCCGAGCACCGGCTCCTGCTGGACGCGATCGAGCGCCGCGACACCGTGGACGCGGAGCGCTACCTGGGTGGGCACATCCGACGTACCCGGATCGAGCTGCAGCGGCATCCCGAGGTGTTCGACGGAGAGCGGCGATGA